Within Phycisphaerales bacterium, the genomic segment ATCTGCCGCACCTCGGATCCCTGCTCTGGCATGTTCGGCTCCCAAACGAACCGCGGCACCACCCCCGGCCGCAGACTCCGTGTTCCGTGTCACGCGCGTGTAAAAGATTCAACTATCCTGCAGGCGGCCATTATAGGAACCGGTCCCGCCGCGACAAGGAACCCCCCCCCGCAACAACACTGCACTTACTTCCGAGCGTCGCACGATCGGCCACGCGCGTCTACGTATTGCTGGATTGCACGGATAGTCGCCTCGCTGACGTGGTGCTCCATCCCTTCGGCATCGGCTTCGGCGTCCGTGGGATTGACGCCCAGATCTCGCAGGAACCGGACCAGCAATTCGTGTCGTGCCGCAGCCCGTTTCGCGAGCGTCTGTCCCTCAGCGGTCAGAAAAATTGCGCGGTACGGCTCAGATCGCACCAATCCCTCTTTGCGCAGGCGGGCAATCGTCTTTGTCACCGTCACGTGTGATACACCCAGCCGTCGGGCGATATCAACCGTGCGCGCTTCGCCTTCCTCCCGTATGAGCTGTGATACCAGCTCAACATAGTCCTCGGCGATCTCACCGGCATGATCCTGCCGGGTGCGTGAGAACCTCGCGGCCTGTTTTTTCGCCGCGGCCACCTTGTCCGGCGTCCCCCCCCCGCGCGCCGCGTGCTCGGCACTGCGCGGCACCGTGGTGGTCTCCGAACGGGCTTTGCTCTGTTTCGCTCGCGGGCTCACGCAAGCTGCTCCTTTGCCACCAGTACCTCACCATTACCAATTTGCGAGTGTAACAACCTGCCAAGTAGCGCCCAAGCGCTGCCTCCGGAATCCACCAACTCAACTCGGGGCGGGTGCCGGCTCCGGTCGCCCCACGCGCGCCCACCGCAGCGCCAGAGCCAAACCAAAACCGGCCGTTATCAGCGCCACAGTCACGATTGCATCCCGACTGCGGCCGGTGAGCGCCGCCCCATGCAGGGCCGCCACCGGCAACAATCCCCCCAGACAGGCATCCACTAACCAGTCCGTGGCCGGGCGCCGCCCCGTCGGCCCGACGCGCGCCGCCAAGCCCACTGCGACGAGCGCGATTAGCACACCAATCGAGACGTGCGCACCGAATTCCTCCAGTACTTCCTCGGCCGGCACGACCACCGCGACCGCAACCATTACCGCCGCGGCGGTCGCAAGCACCGAATTGCGGTCCACCGCCAATCGCACCAACATCGAGGCGAATCCAAGCAACGCAAGCAGCGCAAGGTATGCGGTCCAGCGCGGCGGTCCCGCTGCAATCTCACCAATCATCACCCAACCGGAAGCGAGTAGCGCAACCGCACCGGCAGCGCAACTACCCAGCAACCGGGTCGCAGGAATAAGGGCACCCGCCGTGGTCCAAGGACGCTCGTTGTCAAGTTGCTGCCCCCAGAACCGGCCAAGCCAGAGCCACCACATGCCGGCGACCGCCGCACCGAGTAGGGCGTTCGCCGGCGACGCAGGCAACCAGGCGGTCGGTACGGTCGCGAGTGCCAGACCCGCCAGTGCCAAGCCGATACCCCCGCACAGCACCGAACCGAGCCGATGCCCAGCGTTCAAGCAGGCCCAGGATGCCAGCGCAACCGCGAGTGGCGTCAACGGAGCACTCGTCCATACCATGCCACCAAGGCCGGTTAGCGCGGCCAAGAGCACCACGGTACCGTTGAGAAGCGGACGACGGGGTTCGGGCCGTAACAGGTCTTCGGGGTTGTTCATCCAGGCGTTGCGACGCAGCTTCCACGTCCGCCAGCCCCCTGCAAGCACGACCAGCAGTGCCAGCGCACCGAGGACCGTGAGGATTCCCGAGACGGTCCAACCCGCGCTACGCCACGGTAGCCACAAATCAGCCGTCCCCGCCAGTAGCGCGCCCGCCGCTGCCGCCATCTGTCCGACGCGCGCCAGTGGATGGCGCCACGCCCACCAGGCGGCAATCGCGAAGAGCCAGAGCAACAGGAAGATCGTCAGTGCCATCGTGGGCGGCGGCGAAACGCCCCGCCAGAAGAGCGCCGGCACCGCCAGGAGCGCGCAGCTCACCGCCACATACTGCGCCAAGCCGATGCGCACTCCCCGTGCGGCTGATGGGGCCTCACCAGGCGGTCCTGCCCGGGCGGCGCCACGCTCTACCCATGTGGCCACGACGAGCCACATCCACGCCAGCCCCACCAAACTCGCGCTCAACAGGATGGCTTTGCCGCGCGCCGC encodes:
- the mntR gene encoding manganese-binding transcriptional regulator MntR codes for the protein MAAAKKQAARFSRTRQDHAGEIAEDYVELVSQLIREEGEARTVDIARRLGVSHVTVTKTIARLRKEGLVRSEPYRAIFLTAEGQTLAKRAAARHELLVRFLRDLGVNPTDAEADAEGMEHHVSEATIRAIQQYVDARGRSCDARK